A genomic region of Gossypium hirsutum isolate 1008001.06 chromosome D01, Gossypium_hirsutum_v2.1, whole genome shotgun sequence contains the following coding sequences:
- the LOC107928066 gene encoding rust resistance kinase Lr10-like, which yields MTNGSLDKFIFSTNSSLSWQKMFEIVVGVGRGIEYLHNGCAMKILHFDIKPHNILLDGNFNPKLSDFGLAKLHSVDDSIISLTAARGTLGYMAPELFYKNLGGISYKADVYSFGMMLMEIVGRRKNLNAFADNSSQIYFPSWIYHQFELGENIELESMTENVNKIVRKMIIVAFWCIQTKPIHRPTMTKVLKMLESEEELFEIPPKSFLFSVDMSSNDNDY from the coding sequence ATGACAAATGGCTCTTTAgacaaatttatattttcaacAAATAGCAGCTTGAGTTGGCAAAAGATGTTTGAGATAGTAGTTGGAGTTGGTCGAGGTATTGAATATTTACATAACGGTTGTGCTATGAAGATTTTACATTTTGACATCAAGCCACATAACATTCTATTAGATGGAAACTTTAATCCTAAACTTTCAGATTTTGGCCTTGCAAAGTTGCATTCAGTGGATGATAGCATTATTTCTCTCACAGCAGCACGAGGTACACTAGGATATATGGCTCCtgaattgttttataaaaatcTTGGAGGTATCTCGTATAAAGCTGATGTTTATAGCTTTGGAATGATGTTAATGGAAATTGTGGGAAGGAGGAAAAATCTGAATGCTTTTGCTGACAATTCAAGTCAAAtttattttccttcatggatttatcatcaatttgaattAGGAGAGAATATAGAGCTTGAAAGCATGAcagaaaatgtaaataaaattgtGAGGAAAATGATAATCGTTGCATTTTGGTGCATACAGACGAAGCCCATACATCGTCCTACAATGACCAAAGTTTTGAAGATGCTTGAAAGTGAAGAAGAGCTCTTTGAAATACCTCCCAAGTCTTTTCTATTTTCTGTGGACATGTCTAGTAATGATAATGATTATTGA
- the LOC121214097 gene encoding uncharacterized protein yields MVRPKLALIFLLALALSLFPHASTARSIGKHCGVTSCGNLSVSYPFRLKSQPQGCGLSWFELVCNNNRTIFPTEDGDFYVQNISYFNKTIHLQDVDVANHNCSIPLSSLPLPPIDNITFQNDFSLYEYSYSEYSNIYVVNCSMKMNKSWHGVNYINASRCSSSTQTNSNFYYFVDGGTPPSDFNPSCTVEARVPISLHNISGLSTFDIYKKLMMGTRIKWDLRLPNNVIRDWSSVVNLLLSFLRVLALVALYILSNPYRILDKPIIGFAFTFLPDIHVTHISCMSFNSLPNSFPCNNRDVTDEDIFGDMLLDYSYYIQIKKKTFVSR; encoded by the exons ATGGTAAGACCAAAACTTGCATTAATTTTCCTGTTGGCACTAGCTTTATCTCTCTTTCCTCATGCTTCCACCGCTCGAAGCATAGGCAAGCATTGTGGAGTTACTTCGTGTGGAAACCTTAGCGTTAGTTACCCTTTTCGATTAAAATCCCAGCCTCAAGGCTGCGGTTTGAGCTGGTTTGAGCTGGTTTGCAACAACAACCGCACCATCTTCCCTACGGAAGATGGGGATTTCTATGTCCAAAACATCTCTTATTTTAACAAAACTATTCATCTGCAAGATGTGGATGTGGCCAACCATAACTGCTCTATTCCTCTCAGTTCCCTTCCTTTACCTCCCATTGATAACATCACTTTCCAAAATGATTTTTCTCTTTATGAATATAGCTATAGCGAGTATAGCAATATATATGTGGTGAATTGCAGTATGAAGATGAACAAGTCTTGGCATGGTGTTAATTACATCAATGCTTCTCGTTGTTCTTCCTCTACACAAACTAATagtaatttctattattttgtgGATGGAGGAACTCCACCGTCTGATTTCAATCCTTCATGCACTGTTGAAGCCAGGGTTCCGATCAGTCTTCATAATATCAGTGGACTTTCCACTTTTGATATTTACAAAAAGCTGATGATGGGCACCCGAATTAAATGGGACCTTCGGCTTCCCAATAATGTCATACGTGATTGGAGCTCCGTTGTTAACTT ACTGCTATCGTTCTTACGGGTGTTGGCGTTGGTGGCGCTATATATACTAAGCAACCCGTACCGGATTCTAGACAAACCCATAATTG gatTTGCCTTTACTTTCCTACCAGACATTCATGTAACACATATTTCTTGTATGTCTTTTAACAGTCTTCCAAATTCCTTTCCTTGCAATAACAG GGATGTTACTGATGAGGACATTTTTGGGGATATGTTGCTTGATTACTCTTATTATATACAAATTAAGAAGAAGACATTTGTCAGTAGATGA